In Ipomoea triloba cultivar NCNSP0323 chromosome 7, ASM357664v1, a single genomic region encodes these proteins:
- the LOC116025792 gene encoding F-box/FBD/LRR-repeat protein At1g13570-like: MARRRRLKTLPDASRDLISELPVEVKDRILECLPTRDVARTALLSRHWNDVWLQHERLVLDRKFLESVKQKQLQDDDGRTLVNIINNILFFRTGPVKKFTLDIDTRYDPELQQSDFDNWCLFLSRNGVVELNLSLYSDLERDYQLPFCLLSCRTIKKLIVEGPFIDLPVNACDIFSNVTSLAFLNVAFGRSVNGIASSINIPKLEKLALEYCGGINTFEISPPKLEILSVIGSIDDDFDSRWLAPHLKAIKTLWLCGTSLEYMRVSMFPTAINLQVLKLYELDFGCQKQLIVSMQLIQKCPNLCELWIMAYEFRGKDDQEAASSLLDDGNDCLFIQELQMLNTIKIEAFSDQSALELLFVKTLLSKSPALERVVIVESLRKNASEVVRKIQGKLECFPRASPNAQIVCTGARMSEDWMDTHGVRLY, translated from the exons atggcTCGACGTCGTCGACTCAAAACCCTACCGGATGCAAGTAGGGATTTAATAAGTGAGCTGCCGGTAGAGGTAAAGGACAGAATTTTAGAGTGTTTGCCCACCCGAGATGTTGCCAGAACTGCTCTGCTCTCAAGGCACTGGAATGATGTTTGGTTGCAGCATGAGCGCCTTGTGTTGGATCGGAAATTCTTGGAAAGTGTCAAACAGAAACAGCTCCAAGATGATGACGGTAGAACCCTCGTGAACATAATCAATAATATCCTCTTTTTCCGTACGGGTCCGGTTAAGAAATTTACTCTAGACATAGACACTAGATATGATCCTGAGCTGCAGCAATCTGATTTCGATAATTGGTGTCTTTTTCTGTCAAGAAATGGTGTGGTGGAACTAAACTTATCTTTATATAGTGATCTAGAGCGAGATTATCAGCTGCCATTTTGTTTACTCTCTTGCAGGACAATTAAGAAACTGATAGTCGAAGGTCCCTTTATTGATTTGCCTGTAAATGCTTGTGATATATTTTCCAATGTCACTTCATTAGCTTTCTTGAATGTTGCATTTGGCCGCAGTGTTAATGGAATTGCCTCTAGTATTAACATTCCTAAGCTTGAAAAGCTGGCTCTCGAGTATTGTGGAGGGATCAATACGTTTGAGATTAGCCCTCCAAAGCTTGAAATCTTGTCTGTTATTGGTTCTATTGATGATGACTTTGATTCGAGATGGTTGGCACCGCATTTGAAAGCCATTAAGACTCTTTGGTTGTGTGGCACCTCGTTAGAG TATATGCGTGTATCTATGTTTCCAACTGCAATAAATTTGCAAGTGCTGAAGCTATATGAGTTAGATTTTGGTTGTCAGAAGCAGCTCATAGTTTCTATGCAATTGATTCAAAAATGCCCCAACCTATGTGAACTATGGATTATGGCGTATGAG TTCCGTGGGAAGGATGATCAAGAAGCTGCTTCAAGCCTTTTGGACGATGGAAACGATTGCTTATTTATTCAAGAGCTGCAGATGCTTAACACAATTAAGATTGAAGCATTCAGTGATCAATCCGCACTCGAATTGCTTTTTGTGAAAACGCTGCTCTCAAAATCCCCTGCGCTAGAGAGAGTTGTTATTGTGGAGTCTTTGCGTAAGAATGCCTCCGAGGTGGTGAGAAAAATCCAAGGGAAGTTGGAATGCTTCCCTCGTGCATCTCCAAATGCACAAATTGTCTGCACTGGCGCGCGTATGAGTGAGGACTGGATGGATACCCATGGTGTTAGGCTTTATTAA
- the LOC116024575 gene encoding F-box/FBD/LRR-repeat protein At1g13570-like, with protein MAWRLKAVPDASRDLISQLPLEVKDRILGFLRTPEAARTAMLSKHWNDVWLQHGQLTFDWEFLHSVRKCFEDEGRTLVNIINNILFLRAGPVKKFTLQISCDDPTPQQSDVDRWCLFLSRNGVEELKICLDSTDDWEEYKLPFCLLSCRTIKQLIVRGPFIDLPVNDCGIFSNVTSLAFFKVEFKCSVSGIASSINIPKLEELAFGYCPGIHKFEFCSPKLEILSVIVCMYDVVESRWLAPHLKAIKTLWLCGSSLMDIDVSVFPTAINLQVMKLYELNFGCQKQLAIAMQLLQKCPNLCELRIFANEFRGKDDQEAASRLLEDPDSGFVIQELKMLNTIKIESFSEFALEMLFMKMLLSRSPALERVVIVDSWDVNASEVRKIQRMLECFPRASPNAQIVCAGDYYASMRDDWLDTHGFSLSEI; from the exons ATGGCTTGGCGACTCAAAGCCGTACCGGATGCAAGTAGGGATTTAATAAGTCAGCTGCCTTTAGAGGTAAAGGACAGAATTTTGGGGTTTTTGCGCACCCCAGAGGCCGCCAGAACTGCTATGCTCTCAAAGCACTGGAATGATGTTTGGTTGCAGCATGGGCAGCTTACGTTCGATTGGGAATTCTTGCATAGTGTCCGAAAGTGCTTTGAAGATGAAGGTAGAACCCTCGTGaatataatcaataatatcCTCTTTCTCCGTGCTGGGCCGGTTAAGAAATTTACTCTACAGATTTCATGTGATGATCCTACGCCGCAGCAGTCTGATGTTGATAGGTGGTGTCTATTTTTGTCAAGAAATGGTGTGGAGGAACTTAAGATATGTTTAGATAGTACTGACGATTGGGAGGAATATAAGCTGCCATTTTGTTTACTCTCTTGCAGGACAATTAAGCAACTGATAGTCCGTGGTCCCTTTATTGATTTGCCTGTAAATGATTGTGGTATATTTTCCAATGTCACTTCATTAGCTTTCTTCAAAGTTGAATTTAAGTGTAGTGTTAGTGGAATTGCCTCTAGTATTAATATTCCTAAACTTGAGGAGCTGGCTTTCGGATATTGTCCAGGGATCCATAAGTTTGAGTTCTGTTCTCCTAAGCTTGAAATTTTGTCTGTTATTGTTTGTATGTATGATGTGGTTGAGTCGAGATGGTTGGCGCCACATTTGAAAGCCATTAAGACTCTTTGGTTGTGCGGCTCTTCCTTGATG GATATTGATGTATCTGTGTTTCCAACTGCAATAAATCTGCAAGTAATGAAGctatatgaattaaattttgGTTGTCAGAAGCAACTTGCCATTGCTATGCAATTGCTTCAAAAATGTCCCAACCTATGTGAACTGCGGATATTTGCGAATGAG TTCCGTGGGAAGGATGACCAAGAAGCTGCTTCAAGGCTTTTGGAGGATCCAGACAGTGGCTTTGTTATTCAGGAATTGAAGATGCTTAACACAATCAAGATTGAATCATTCAGTGAATTCGCACTCGAAATGCTTTTTATGAAAATGCTGCTCTCAAGATCTCCTGCGCTAGAGAGAGTTGTTATTGTGGACTCTTGGGATGTGAATGCCTCGGAGGTGAGAAAAATCCAAAGGATGTTGGAATGCTTCCCTCGTGCATCTCCAAACGCACAAATTGTTTGCGCGGGCGATTACTATGCGTCTATGCGTGATGATTGGTTGGATACCCATGGTTTTAGCCTTTCAGAAATTTAG